Proteins from one Acomys russatus chromosome 12, mAcoRus1.1, whole genome shotgun sequence genomic window:
- the LOC127196109 gene encoding LOW QUALITY PROTEIN: trafficking protein particle complex subunit 6B-like (The sequence of the model RefSeq protein was modified relative to this genomic sequence to represent the inferred CDS: inserted 4 bases in 2 codons) has protein sequence MGFRVGQGLIERFTKDTARFKDELDTVKLICKDFWTTVFKKQVDTLRANHQGICVLQDNKFRXAQLSAGKQYXEHASECPALTRGLARGDLSNLGIRSVVTAGASSMPAASFRGRCRSCRGQGDTGEVTLVRNIVSAAFTSSPAGCAGAKTASHQSLTDQVKVDKGPSTTT, from the exons ATGGGGTTTCGAGTGGGACAAGGGTTGATAGAAAGGTTTACGAAAGATACTGCAAGGTTCAAGGACGAATTAGACACCGTGAAGTTGATATGTAAAGATTTTTGGACTACAGTATTCAAGAAACAAGTTGACACTCTAAGGGCAAATCACCAGGGCATATGTGTACTTCAGGACAACAAATTCCG TGCTCAGCTGTCTGCAGGAAAACAGTA AGAACATGCATCCGAGTGTCCAGCACTTACACGTGGCTTAGCCAGAGGTGACTTGTCAAATTTGGGAATAAGAAGTGTCGTAACAGCTGGAGCATCTTCAATGCCGGCTGCCAGTTTCAGGGGACGATGCAGAagctgcagagggcagggagacACAGGTGAGGTTACTCTTGTACGAAACATTGTGAGTGCTGCCTTCACCTCATCACCGGCTGGCTGTGCCGGAGCAAAGACCGCATCTCACCAGAGTCTCACAGACCAAGTTAAGGTAGATAAAGGTCCTTCTACTACAACATAA